In a genomic window of Accipiter gentilis chromosome 23, bAccGen1.1, whole genome shotgun sequence:
- the COL7A1 gene encoding collagen alpha-1(VII) chain isoform X3 — translation MSGRLLLLAMLPVLLGPPAATAQKRSQAVCEDVLEADIVFLVDGSSSIGRNNFRAIRTFMDELVGPFVQVVGEKAVRFAVAQYSDDPRVEFPFSQHTDGTSVRRAIQQLSYKGGNTRTGAGFRYVADNFFGPTQLRPGVPQICILITDGKSQDDAEGPAAKLKSQGIKVFAVGIKNADHKELMRVASMPTDAFFFYVGDFKLLGTLVPLMTRRVCTSVGGTLRLMDGPSHTGPSNMEILERGLDQLRIRWTAASGPVTGYRVQRVPLTGLGQPIVTERQEVTLGPRETSAVLRGLRAGTEYLVTVTAQYANSIGESVSGRARTQSRAGSVLDFRVVETGPTFLRLAWQPGPEPPQGYSLSYTVQGAAQGDEKSLGASAQSATLSNLRPDTEYVVMLRPRYVQQPAVPATLTARTRRPVGVQHLAVHNISAQSMLLAWQPVGGATGYRLSWATLTGQDRHRVDLDAGRTSHVLGGLQPNTDYVVMVAPLFGQLEGPTATVRQKTEAGAEQTLRTNILGPTSIQVLWTSARDARGYRLEWKRATGPEPPRTVSLPSSANTYQLMGLQPGTEYRITLYTLYDGGEVATPVTTFQTGVEAPVGTVSDLRLVEEAGRRVRLSWSAVPGATEYKVVVRNNQDGTERTRRVPGSQTGLELGDLREGIAYLVRVSALAGGREGSAATLTVRLKYPAVGSISELRVTEAGPGQLRVTWRGLPGAGGYLLTWRGSDGLEQSRFLPADPTAFTIEGLRAGIVYTIGISAVVDGREGSPVTTTGRIAPEQVGTVSRLEVQASRSNVARVTWVGVPGATAYRVVWSRRDGGSENSQRVPGHTSSFDIPDLEGGVSYTVKVTALIGNREGNPVSIIVTTPEAAPLPPVSSFQVTEASEQRLRLAWVPVAGSAGYRLVWRLAEGGPQRSQQLPAAASSYDLGGLEPGRRYHISITSLAGSRESEPATVTAITAAPGHVTSLRVTDVRRDSVTLTWTPVPGASSYVLSWTPPAAGGETGQTLPGAASSQQVSGLRLGQRYTFTLRPVLGSTPGAETSVSERTVCREARGDIIFLVHGTRDSSSSADAVRTLLSNTVSALGRLGPEGTQVALATYSYRSLPWLLLNRSSDLPAVLEQIRTMRYEEPSGNAIGAAITFARTYLLSPSAGRRPSVPAVLVILADSPSGDDAIAAARDVKAGGIRVLAVGLEGADREQLRRVVTGEDPRYLYHDSGTLAELEGELTDDLCTIISTRPEPEPKPKPCTVQCPRGEKGDRGETGLQGRAGQPGPPGEPGRHGLPGPPGPAGPRGLPGESIERPGKKGDRGLPGADGTPGSPGRPGNPGSPGQPGTQGVPGLRGDPGPRGPMGLSGPKGEKGEPGEPRVIVDGTQGLPGRKGEPGTPGSPGPPGTPGPRGPFGDPGPPGPLGPMGPPGPPGEFVKGEKGDRGERGPPGLVDGIAPRGEPGPPGLPGDPGPRGPAGPPGLKGEKGDSKEGFPGPPGRPGDPGDRGPRGPPGEQGRKGDRGAPGELGEIGEKGDRGMPGPEGEKGEAGAPGRPGPSGREGAPGPAGPQGEKGDPGPPGKPAPSVPGVGGEKGDRGFPGPEGPPGPKGDAGDKGARGAPGLSIPGPAGPKGEQGDRGIVGLTGRSGPKGDPGEPGEKGEPGRAGAPGQTGLRGKEGERGEKGDEGTPGEAGLPGKPGDRGPRGLPGYRGPPGEKGDSGDPGPEGRNGSPGAPGSKGDRGEPGPPGPPGRTVDVGLGGAGEKGEKGDPGDPGEDGAKGARGDAGSPGLPGERGVEGPRGPPGARGDPGDRGLPGEKGDRGPPGVDGRNGLEGKPGPPGPPGLRGDPGKQGDPGRDGLPGLRGEQGPPGPVGPLGPPGVPGKPGDDGKPGLSGKNGEDGTPGEDGRKGDKGDAGPPGREGRSGAKGEQGDRGLPGPLGPPGLPGLPGQVGPPGQGSPGLRGVAGPKGDPGEPGLRGEPGRPGNPGARGDPGTAVNIERSLEALGIKISSLKELTGAYDGSSDSFLPLSERLRGQKGSRGEPGERGPPGREGSLGFPGERGPKGDKGDPGAPGPQGPTGRAVGERGPEGPPGQPGEPGKPGIPGVPGRAGELGEAGRPGEKGDRGEKGDRGEQGRDGLPGPPGPPGPKADVEGSLMGFPGERGPAGPKGAKGEPGAEGERGPKGDKGEGGPRGERGEPGEKGRDGAPGLPGERGLAGPEGKPGLPGFPGVLGRPGSQGDPGPPGPPGSTGPPGAQGPAGTKGDPGEPGSGIRGLPGPQGSVGLPGPPGPPGPGGPPGVPGLPGQVGESGKPGVPGRDGVPGKDGEAGMPGKMGMPGPSGPAGPKGEPGDAGAPGQAVAGPPGAKGEKGEPALLEGVLLGEPGSKGDRGLPGPKGEKGEPGRFGEPGDPGEDGAKGSAGAKGEKGSPGAGVRGPPGQDGPPGLKGDIGLPGPPGPPGLAGIAGTPGQPGLRGDNGQPGPPGPPGERGLTGFPGRDGTSGPPGPAGPPGPAGIQGATGLKGDKGAPGAGLPGARGERGDPGPRGEDGRPGPEGDRGPAGLPGNRGERGDKGDVGAPGPKGDKGDTVVVEGPTGARGSKGEPGDRGLKGTEGDKGDKGEQGMPGEKGARGEQGEKGSTGFPGARGPGGQKGEVGASGEPGEPGQPGRDGIPGARGEKGDMGPLGMRGPKGDRGMKGACGLDGDKGEKGDPGIPGRSGLPGRKGEPGELGLSGPPGIPGKEGLMGPKGDRGFDGQQGAKGDQGEKGDRGAPGVIGGPGPRGSDGAPGPPGPPGNVGPRGPEGMQGQKGERGPPGQSVPGVRGVPGIPGERGEQGSPGTQGLRGEKGEPGMTEEEIRAFVRQEMSQHCACGGHFPQRLDSRGWGARARSSLHSVQGGGRSVRQEREHGQTGLFPTQPFPAGNAHAVPVLKLSHTEEEEGQDRRVVLDTDDLEYESVYGEEEDYDEVPEMDSSEQTAMGAEPCSLPLDEGDCQHYTLRWYYNQRVTECRPFVYSGCRGNLNRFDSKEECELHCGQHPGTDAHGVASGKLGGQSKA, via the exons ATGGGCCGAGCCACACCGGACCCTCCAACATGGAGATCCTGGAGCGGGGCCTTGACCAGCTGCGGATCCGCTGGACGGCAGCCAGCGGCCCTGTCACCGGCTACCGGGTGCAGCGCGTGCCGCTGACGGGGCTGGGGCAGCCGATCGTGACAGAGAGGCAGGAG GTGACCCTGGGGCCGCGGGAGACGAGCGCTGTGCTGCGGGGACTGCGCGCAGGGACGGAGTACCTGGTCACGGTCACCGCCCAGTACGCCAACAGCATCGGCGAGTCGGTGTCCGGCCGAGCACGCACCC AGAGCCGGGCTGGCTCCGTGCTGGATTTCCGTGTGGTGGAGACTGGACCGACCTTCCTGCGGTTGGCCTGGCAGCCTGGCCCCGAGCCCCCCCAGGGCTACAGCCTCAGCTACACCGTGCAAG GGGCAGCCCAGGGGGATGAGAAGAGCCTGGGGGCCAGCGCACAGTCGGCCACGCTGAGCAACCTGCGCCCCGACACCGAGTACGTGGTGATGCTCCGACCCCGCTACGTGCAGCAGCCCGCCGTCCCCGCCACCCTCACCGCCCGGACAC GGCGCCCGGTGGGTGTGCAGCACTTGGCTGTCCACAACATCTCGGCGCAGAGCATGCTGCTGGCCTGGCAGCCTGTTGGCGGTGCCACCGGCTACCGGCTCTCCTGGGCGACTCTCACAG GGCAGGACAGGCACAGGGTGGACCTGGATGCTGGGCGGACGTCGCACGTGCTGGGGGGGCTACAGCCCAACACTGACTACGTGGTGATGGTGGCCCCGCTCTTTGGGCAGCTGGAGGGGCCCACGGCCACCGTGCGGCAGAAGACGG AGGCGGGAGCGGAGCAGACGCTGCGAACCAACATCCTGGGCCCCACATCCATCCAGGTGCTCTGGACCAGCGCCCGTGATGCCCGTGGCTACCGTCTGGAGTGGAAGAGAGCCACAG gACCAGAGCCCCCCAGGACAGTGTCGCTCCCCAGCAGCGCCAACACATACCAGTTGAtggggctgcagccaggcaccGAGTACCGCATCACCCTCTACACACTCTATGATGGTGGGGAGGTGGCCACCCCCGTCACCACCTTCCAGACAG GCGTGGAGGCACCCGTGGGCACCGTGTCGGACCTGCGGCTCGTTGAGGAGGCGGGCAGGCGGGTGCGACTGAGCTGGAGCGCCGTCCCCGGTGCCACCGAGTACAAAGTGGTGGTGCGCAACAACCAGG ATGGCACAGAGAGGACGAGACGCGTCCCGGGCAGCCAGacggggctggagctgggtgACCTCCGGGAGGGCATCGCCTACTTGGTGCGCGTCTCGGCACTGGCAGGCGGCCGGGAGGGCAGTGCCGCCACGCTCACCGTCCGCCTCA AGTACCCGGCGGTGGGCAGCATCTCGGAGCTGCGGGTGACGGAGGCCGGTCCCGGCCAGCTGCGGGTCACCTGGCGAGGGCTGCCAGGCGCCGGGGGCTACCTGCTGACTTGGCGAGGCAGCGACG GTCTGGAACAATCCCGCTTCCTCCCTGCTGACCCCACTGCCTTCACCATCGAGGGGCTGCGTGCCGGCATTGTCTACACCATTGGCATCTCGGCTGTAGTGGATGGCCGTGAGGGCAGCCCTGTCACCACCACGGGGCGGATAG CACCCGAGCAGGTGGGGACGGTGTCCCGGCTGGAGGTGCAAGCATCCAGGAGCAATGTTGCCCGCGTCACCTGGGTCGGCGTGCCGGGAGCCACTGCCTACCGTGTGGTGTGGAGCCGCAGGGATG GGGGCTCGGAGAACAGCCAGCGAGTTCCCGGCCACACCAGCTCCTTCGACATCCCCGACCTGGAGGGTGGCGTCTCCTACACCGTGAAGGTGACGGCGCTCATTGGCAACCGGGAGGGCAACCCCGTCTCCATCATCGTCACCACCC CGGAggcagccccgctgccccccgtCAGCAGCTTCCAGGTGACAGAGGCCTCGGAGCAACGCCTGCGCCTGGCCTGGGTGCCGGTGGCTGGCAGTGCCGGGTACCGCCTGGTCTGGCGCCTGGCTGAGG GGGGGCCCCAACgcagccagcagctcccagccgcTGCCAGCTCCTATGACCTGGGGGGGCTGGAGCCAGGCCGGCGCTACCACATCAGCATCAccagcctggctggcagcagggagagcgAGCCGGCCACCGTCACCGCCATCACCG CTGCCCCAGGGCATGTCACCAGTCTGCGGGTGACAGATGTGCGGAGGGACTCGGTGACGCTCACCTGGACCCCCGTCCCCGGTGCCTCCAGCTACGTCCTCTCCTGGACCCCCCCCGCAG CTGGGGGGGAGACAGGGCAGACCCTGCCCggtgctgccagctcccagcaggtCTCCGGACTGCGGCTGGGGCAGCGCTACACCTTCACCCTCCGCCCGGTCCTGGGGAGCACGCCGGGTGCCGAGACCTCTGTCAGCGAGCGCACGG TCTGCAGGGAAGCCCGCGGTGACATCATATTCCTCGTGCATGGCACCCGCGACAGCTCCTCCAGCGCTGATGCCGTCCGCACCCTCCTCTCCAACACCGTGTCCGCCTTGGGACGCCTGGGCCCTGAGGGCACCCAG GTGGCTCTGGCCACGTACAGCTACCgcagcctgccctggctgctcctcAACCGCTCCAGTGACTTGCCCGCCGTGCTGGAGCAGATTCGCACCATGCGCTACGAGGAGCCCAGCGGCAACGCCATCG GGGCAGCCATCACCTTCGCCAGGACCTACTTGCTGAGCCCCAGTGCGGGGCGCCGGCCCAGTGTGCCGGCGGTGCTGGTGATCCTGGCTGACAGCCCCTCTGGGGACGATGCCATCGCCGCAGCCAGGGATGTCAAGGCTGGGG GGATCCGGGTGCTGGCGGTGGGCTTGGAGGGGGCGGACCGGGAGCAGCTCCGGCGTGTGGTCACCGGCGAGGACCCGCGGTACCTCTACCATGACAGCGGCAccctggcagagctggagggggAGCTCACTGACGACCTCTGCACCATCATCTCTACCAGG CCGGAGCCAGAGCCGAAGCCGAAGCCCTGTACTGTGCAGTGCCCTAGG GGTGAAAAGGGGGACCGTGGAGAGACA GGACTGCAAGGACGCGCGGGGCAGCCGGGCCCCCCTGGCGAGCCG GGCCGCCATGGGCTGCCTGGACCTCCAGGACCTGCTGGCCCGCGGGGTCTGCCAGGAGAGAGCATTGAGCGGCCAGGCAAGAAGGGGGACAGG GGATTACCTGGAGCTGATGGGACACCAGGAAGCCCTGGCCGCCCTGGGAACCCCGGATCCCCTGGCCAGCCA GGTACCCAGGGCGTCCCTGGCCTCCGAGGGGATCCT GGGCCACGGGGGCCGATGGGGCTTTCTGGCCCGAAGGGGGAGAAAGGCGAGCCG GGAGAGCCCAGGGTGATCGTGGATGGAACACAGGGGCTGCCAGGCCGGAAAGGGGAGCCAGGCACACCG ggcagccctggcccaccTGGGACCCCTGGTCCACGGGGACCATTTGGTGATCCAGGCCCCCCCGGTCCGCTTGGACCCATGGGGCCGCCGGGACCTCCGGGAGAGTTTGTGAAG ggGGAGAAGGGTGACCGAGGGGAGAGG GGTCCCCCCGGACTTGTGGATGGCATAGCACCTCGAGGGGAGCCTGGCCCCCCG GGCCTGCCTGGGGACCCTGGGCCCCGGGGACCTGCCGGGCCCCCCGGCCTGAAGGGAGAGAAG GGTGACAGCAAAGAAGGTTTCCCAGGGCCGCCTGGCCGCCCCGGGGACCCAGGAGACCGG GGCCCTCGGGGACCgccaggagagcagggcaggaag GGAGACCGTGGGGCACCAGGCGAGCTGGGAGAGATCGGCGAGAAG GGGGACCGCGGCATGCCAGGCCCCGAAGGCGAGAAG ggCGAGGCGGGAGCCCCAGGGCGCCCAGGGCCATCAGGCAGAGAG GGAGCTCCAGGACCGGCTGGCCCCCAGGGCGAGAAG GGCGATCCAGGACCACCCGGCAAGCCG GCTCCCAGTGTGCCTGGTGTTGGAGGAGAGAAG GGTGACAGAGGCTTCCCAGGACCAGAAGGACCTCCTGGCCCCAAGGGCGATGCAGGAGATAAAGGTGCCCGT GGTGCCCCTGGCCTGAGCATCCCAGGGCCGGCTGGCCCCAAAGGCGAGCAGGGCGATCGG GGTATCGTTGGCCTCACGGGCAGGAGTGGCCCAAAG GGTGACCCAGGGGAgccaggggagaagggagagccgggccgagctggtgCCCCGGGGCAGACCGGGCTGCGTGGCAAGGAG GGAGAGCGTGGAGAGAAGGGTGACGAAGGTACCCCG GGTGAAGCGGGTCTGCCTGGCAAACCTGGAGACAGGGGCCCCCGG GGCCTCCCCGGCTACCGCGGCCCCCCCGGGGAGAAAGGTGACTCAGGGGACCCAGGTCCCGAAGGCAGGAAC GGCAGCCCCGGAGCGCCAGGGAGCAAGGGTGACCGTGGGGAGCCG GGGCCTCCCGGACCCCCAGGACGGACC GTTGACGTGGGGCTTGGAGGAGCGGGGGAGAAGGGCGAGAAG GGGGACCCTGGGGATCCTGGTGAGGATGGCGCGAAGGGCGCCCGTGGCGATGCCGGCTCCCCTGGCCTGCCCGGAGAGAGG GGTGTGGAGGGTCCCCGCGGCCCCCCTGGTGCACGG GGTGACCCTGGGGACCGAGGCCTGCCAGGAGAGAAG GGGGACCGTGGCCCACCAGGTGTGGATGGCCGCAATGGGCTGGAAGGCAAACctgggccccccggcccccctgggCTGCGG GGGGACCCAGGGAAGCAGGGGGACCCCGGCCGGGAT GGGCTGCCCGGGCTGCGTGGGGAGCAGGGACCACCTGGCCCCGTGGGCCCCCTGGGACCGCCCGGTGTCCCC GGCAAACCTGGTGATGATGGCAAACCTGGCCTCAGCGGAAAGAAT GGGGAAGACGGGACACCAGGAGAGGATGGGAGAAAG GGAGACAAAGGTGACGCAGGACCCCCTGGCAGAGAG GGCCGCAGCGGTGCCAAAGGAGAGCAGGGGGACAGAGGTCTGCCAGGCCCCCTCGGCCCCCCCGGCCTCCCTGGCCTCCCAGGGCAGGTTGGCCCCCCAGGCCAG GGCTCACCGGGCCTCCGTGGAGTGGCTGGACCAAAG GGGGACCCTGGAGAGCCTGGACTGCGAGGGGAGCCT GGGCGACCTGGCAACCCTGGAGCACGCGGAGACCCTGGGACTGCAGTG AACATTGAACGTAGCCTGGAAGCACTTGGCATCAAG atTTCCTCTCTGAAGGAGCTCACGGGTGCCTATGACGGGAGCTCGGACTCGTTTCTGCCACTGTCCGAGCGGCTGCGGGGCCAGAAGGGCAGCCGGGGGGAGCCGGGAGAGAGGGGGCCTCCGGGCCGAGAG GGCTCCTTAGGCTTCCCTGGCGAGCGAGGACCCAAAGGTGACAAGGGGGACCCGGGTGCTCCCGGCCCCCAGGGCCCCACGGGCCGGGCTGTTGGTGAGCGGGGTCCCGAGGGGCCTCCTGGGCAGCCGGGGGAGCCTGGCAAGCCGGGCATCCCCGgggtgccgggccgggccggggagctGGGGGAGGCCGGGCGGCCCGGCGAGAAG GGTGACCGGGGCGAGAAGGGCGACCGGGGTGAGCAG GGCAGGGATGGCTTGCCTGgccccccagggcccccaggGCCCAAG GCAGACGTGGAGGGCAGCCTGATGGGCTTCCCTGGCGAGCGTGGCCCCGCCGGACCCAAGGGAGCAAAG GGCGAGCCGGGAGCTGAGGGCGAGCGGGGACCCAAAGGAGATAAG GGTGAGGGTGGCCCACGGGGTGAGCGAGGGGAGCCTGGCGAGAAGGGCAGGGACGGTGCCCCG GGTCTCCCGGGTGAGAGAGGGCTGGCTGGCCCCGAGGGGAAGCCG GGCTTGCCAGGCTTCCCCGGCGTGCTGGGACGCCCG GGCAGCCAGGGAGACCCAGGACCCCCAGGACCTCCG GGCAGTACTGGCCCACCGGGAGCCCAGGGCCCAGCTGGGACCAAG GGCGATCCGGGGGAACCTGGTTCCGGCATCCGG GGTTTGCCCGGTCCCCAAGGCAGTGTGGGTCTGCCAGGCCCCCCTGGCCCCCCTGGCCCGGGG GGCCCACCGGgtgtccctgggctgccaggACAAGTG GGGGAAAGCGGGAAGCCAGGCGTGCCAGGCAGGGATGGCGTGCCGGGGAAGGACGGCGAGGCAGGGATGCCTGGGAAGATG GGCATGCCGGGACCTTCGGGCCCTGCCGGTCCCAAGGGAGAGCCAGGGGATGCTGGAGCCCCAGGGCAG GCTGTCGCTGGCCCTCCCGGTGCCAAAGGCGAGAAG GGTGAGCCGGCACTGCTGGAGGGCGTGCTGCTGGGAGAACCT GGCTCCAAGGGTGACCGAGGCTTGCCTGGCCCCAAGGGCGAGAAG GGGGAGCCAGGAAGATTTGGGGAGCCGGGGGATCCTGGGGAAGAT GGAGCCAAGGGGTCCGCTGGAGCCAAAGGGGAGAAG GGATCGCCAGGTGCCGGTGTGCGGGGACCTCCAGGACAGGATGGGCCTCCAGGCTTGAAG ggtgaCATTGGCTTGCCAGgaccaccaggacccccaggctTAGCAGGCATTGCTGGGACGCCAGGACAGCCAGGCCTGAGAGGGGACAACGGGCAGCCTGGCCCACCGGGTCCCCCAGGGGAGAGG GGTTTGACCGGCTTTCCTGGAAGAGACGGCACCTCTGGACCACCGGGACCTGCGGGGCCCCCAGGGCCAGCT gGCATACAAGGGGCCACTGGCCTGAAGGGTGACAAG GGTGCCCCGGGGGCCGGGCTGCCAGGAGCCAGAGGCGAGCGCGGAGACCCAGGGCCACGG GGTGAAGATGGGCGCCCAGGGCCAGAAGGCGATCGCGGGCCGGCG ggCTTGCCTGGGAACCGGGGGGAGCGTGGGGACAAG GGAGACGTTGGGGCCCCAGGGCCCAAGGGAGACAAG GGCGATACTGTGGTAGTGGAGGGGCCCACCGGAGCACGGGGGAGCAAGGGGGAGCCG GGAGATCGTGGCCTGAAGGGCACGGAAGGGGACAAGGGAGACAAGGgggagcaaggcatgcctggagaGAAG GGAGCGAGAGGCGAGCAAGGTGAGAAGGGCTCCACGGGCTTCCCCGGGGCACGTGGCCCTGGTGGGCAGAAG GGAGAGGTTGGAGCATCGGGAGAGCCTGGCGAGCCG GGCCAGCCTGGCCGTGATGGGATCCCTGGAGCCCGGGGAGAGAAGGGCGACATGGGACCCCTGGGCATGCGCGGCCCCAAG GGGGACCGAGGCATGAAAGGCGCCTGCGGCCTCGATGGGGACAAGGGCGAGAAG GGAGACCCGGGAATCCCGGGGCGCTCGGGGCTGCCGGGGAGGAAAGGCGAACCA GGAGAGCTGGGTCTGTCAGGGCCACCAGGCATCCCTGGGAAAGAGGGGCTCATGGGACCCAAG GGCGACCGGGGATTCGATGGGCAGCAGGGAGCCAAAGGAGACCAGGGCGAGAAAGGAGACCGG GGTGCCCCGGGCGTTATCGGTGGCCCCGGTCCCCGGGGTAGTGACGGTGCTCCTGGCCCCCCCGGGCCCCCAGGAAACGTTGGTCCACGAGGTCCCGAGGGCATGCAGGGCCAGAAG GGGGAGAGAGGCCCCCCTGGACAGTCGGTGCCAGGGGTCCGTGGCGTGCCCGGCATCCCTGGCGAGAGAGGAGAGCAG GGCAGTCCTGGCACCCAGGGGCTCCGTGGGGAGAAAGGGGAACCGGGCATGACG gaggaggagatccGCGCCTTCGTCAGGCAGGAGATGAGCCAGCACTGTG CCTGCGGCGGCCACTTCCCACAGCGCCTGGATTCAC gaggctggggggctcGGGCCAGGAGCAGCCTCCACTCTgtccagggaggaggaagaagcgtgCGCCAGGAGAGGGAGCACGGCCAAACAG GGCTCTTCCCCACCCAGCCATTCCCTGCTGGCAACGCTCATGCAGTCCCTGTGCTCAAGTTGTCACacactgaggaagaggagg GGCAGGACAGGCGAGTCGTGCTTGACACTGATGATCTCGAGTACGAGAGCGTgtatggggaggaggaggactaCGATGAGGTCCCCGAGATGGACAGCTCGGAGCAGACTGCGATGGGCG CTGAGCCCTGCAGCCTGCCGCTGGACGAGGGGGACTGCCAGCACTACACACTGCGGTGGTACTACAACCAAAGAGTCACCGAATGCCGGCCCTTCGTCTACAGCGGCTGCCGGGGCAACCTCAACCGCTTCGACAGCAAGGAGGAGTGCGAGCTGCACTGTGGGCAGCACCCAGGGACAG ATGCCCATGGCGTTGCCAGCGGCAAACTGGGAGGGCAGTCAAAGGCATAA